From Phragmites australis chromosome 5, lpPhrAust1.1, whole genome shotgun sequence, a single genomic window includes:
- the LOC133918022 gene encoding acyl-acyl carrier protein thioesterase TE1, chloroplastic-like produces the protein MSGVCPTARIVMAAIAYFRVLSIKRRQHRVDIGAHHSYRRTMELRMPHLCYQLPPNTKQPPPPSASSAGAWARSSHFAGVLLAQPCPRRARALKVAAPNSRPLDEAICTKNISHGTKLRFSLPYVYVCMYPWSTRYRADKIFQVEMTVRDCELDQHGVVHNAAYATYIGKAREGLAASLGISRDSIARTGKAMALSELDLKYFTPLMRGARFVVMVRVVQIKGVRMLVEHFIETLPERKLVLEATATVVFLNKDYRPTRVFSEVSSKLLHFSS, from the exons ATGTCTGGCGTGTGCCCAACTGCGCGCATTGTCATGGCAGCAATAGCATACTTTCGCGTGCTCTCCATAAAGAGACGACAGCACAGGGTAGATATTGGAGCACACCATAGCTATCGCCGCACAATGGAACTCCGCATGCCGCATCTTTGTTACCAGCTGCCTCCGAACACCAAacaaccaccaccaccttcAGCGAGCAGTGCTGGAGCTTGGGCTCGCTCCAGCCACTTCGCCGGCGTTCTCCTTGCCCAGCCATGTCCCCGGCGTGCGAGGGCTCTGAAGGTCGCTGCCCCCAACTCTCGCCCCCTTGATGAGGCCATCTGTACCAAGAACATCAGCCACGGCACAAAACTGAGGTTCTCCCTCC cttatgtgtatgtatgtatgtatcctTGGTCTACGCGATACAGAGCGGACAAAATTTTCCAAGTGGAGATGACGGTCCGTGACTGCGAGCTTGACCAGCACGGGGTCGTCCACAATGCTGCATACGCGACTTACATCGGAAAAG CTCGAGAAGGGTTGGCTGCAAGCCTTGGCATCAGCAGAGACTCGATCGCACGCACAGGCAAAGCTATGGCACTCTCCGAGCTGGACCTCAAGTACTTCACGCCTCTGATG CGCGGCGCCAGGTTCGTTGTTATGGTTAGGGTCGTCCAGATCAAGGGCGTGCGGATGCTCGTCGAGCACTTCATCGAGACGCTGCCGGAACGCAAG CTCGTCCTGGAAGCGACGGCCACCGTGGTCTTCCTCAACAAAGACTACCGCCCGACTCGCGTGTTCTCGGAGGTGTCGTCCAAGCTGCTGCACTTCTCATCCTAG
- the LOC133919456 gene encoding peroxisome biogenesis protein 19-1-like, with product MASSSSSSAAAAGADDLDQLLDSALDDFTSFDLSASAAPKSGAEASGSGSASASALGSGGKAPVKGLGIGLPDPKAPRRRAVKQPQPPPRGAYASEALEKLTRETREAVRGLETATEGVAGLEDDAMMEEFVKQFEEFAGAQDMDSIVETMLQQLLSKEILHDPMKDIVGKYPKWLEDNKDKISKEEYERYNNQLELMVKLIEVYENDPKNMTKIFDIMQNMQACGQPPSDLVQDIVPDLDLSKLGQLSPEMLESAPNCCVM from the exons AtggcctcctccagctccagctccgccgccgctgcgggGGCCGACGACCTCGACCAGCTCCTGGACAGCGCCCTCGACGACTTCACCAGCTTCGAtctctccgcctccgccgctccCAAAAG CGGCGCCGAGGCCTCGGGGTCggggtcggcgtcggcgtcggcttTGGGGTCGGGGGGCAAGGCGCCGGTGAAGGGGCTGGGGATAGGGCTGCCGGACCCCAAGGCGCCGAGGCGGCGCGCGGTGAAGCAGCCCCAGCCGCCGCCGAGGGGCGCGTACGCGTCGGAGGCACTCGAGAAGCTGACGCGCGAGACGCGGGAGGCGGTGCGCGGGCTCGAGACGGCGACCGAGGGTGTCGCGGGTCTGGAAGACGACGCGATGATGGAGGAGTTCGTCAAGCAGTTCGAGGAGTTTGCAGGGGCGCAG GATATGGACTCTATTGTTGAAACAATGTTGCAGCAACTTCTGTCCAAGGAGATTCTTCATGACCCCATGAAGGACATCGTGGGTAAATATCCAAAATGGCTGGAGGATAACAAAGATAAAATAAGCAAAGAAGAATATGAGCGTTACAACAATCAACTTGAACTCATGGTGAAGCTTATCGAGGTCTATGAAAATGATCCTAAGAACATGACTAAGATTTTTGACATCATGCAAAACATGCAAGCATGTGGTCAGCCCCCCAGTGATCTTGTCCAAGATATTGTTCCTGATCTGGATCTGAGCAAGTTGGGACAACT GTCTCCTGAGATGCTTGAATCAGCACCAAATTGCTGCGTAATGTGA